Proteins from a single region of Haloterrigena alkaliphila:
- a CDS encoding FAD-dependent oxidoreductase — protein MRNVCVVGGGVAGLAASIFTARAGLDTIVIDGGESILARNASLENYPGFPDGVDARRYLQLTREQASNAGAEFELGRVTHVEPVDETDLEQGFVLETEGGEPLEARRVIAASWSDSEYLVPLDVGRIKRGSKHFVDTDEGGRTAVDGVYAAGRLAEEPHQAIVAAGHGAKVGLAVIHDSDANFYHDWVAPEGYFTGRGREVPPGCEEIDDAERRERDERARERMLEAFAEPLDERPTMHPSVERNED, from the coding sequence ATGAGAAACGTCTGCGTCGTCGGCGGGGGTGTCGCCGGCCTCGCCGCTTCGATCTTCACCGCCCGCGCGGGTCTGGATACCATCGTCATTGACGGCGGGGAGTCGATCCTCGCTCGCAACGCCAGCCTCGAGAACTATCCCGGCTTCCCGGACGGCGTCGACGCCCGGCGCTACCTGCAACTGACCCGCGAACAGGCCAGCAACGCCGGCGCCGAGTTCGAACTCGGGCGCGTGACTCACGTCGAACCGGTAGACGAAACGGACCTGGAGCAGGGGTTCGTCCTCGAGACCGAGGGCGGCGAGCCGCTCGAGGCGCGGCGAGTGATCGCCGCCTCGTGGTCCGACAGCGAGTACCTCGTTCCGCTCGACGTGGGCCGAATCAAGCGCGGGAGCAAGCACTTCGTCGATACCGACGAGGGCGGCCGCACGGCGGTCGACGGCGTCTACGCTGCCGGCCGACTCGCCGAGGAGCCCCACCAGGCGATCGTCGCGGCCGGTCACGGCGCGAAGGTCGGCCTCGCGGTAATCCACGATTCGGACGCGAACTTCTACCACGACTGGGTCGCGCCCGAGGGCTACTTCACCGGCCGTGGCCGCGAGGTGCCGCCGGGCTGCGAGGAGATCGACGACGCGGAACGCCGCGAGCGCGACGAGCGGGCACGGGAGCGTATGCTCGAGGCGTTCGCCGAACCGCTGGACGAGCGGCCGACGATGCACCCGAGCGTCGAGCGCAACGAGGACTGA
- a CDS encoding competence/damage-inducible protein A produces the protein MEVGILTVGDEVLAGDIANTNARWLATRLTDSGATVDRILTLPDDRDRIAATIGEWTAALDVVIVTGGLGGTHDDVTVDALADAFERELVVDDAVRRDVLETVADYRDIDPDSVAAAELDFDVDAWAALPAGSRPLLNPEGLCPGCVIENAYAFPGVPAELKALFEQVAGEFSGDAVSRTVYTPQPEASVVDAIAGARERFDVTIGSYPDTERRNRLKVTGTDPETVDAALEWLSERVELGADE, from the coding sequence ATGGAAGTCGGCATTCTCACCGTCGGTGACGAAGTGCTCGCCGGTGATATCGCGAACACGAACGCCCGGTGGCTCGCGACGCGCCTGACCGACAGCGGCGCGACCGTCGATCGAATCCTCACGCTCCCGGACGACCGTGACCGGATCGCGGCGACGATCGGGGAGTGGACGGCCGCCCTCGACGTCGTGATCGTGACCGGCGGCCTCGGCGGGACGCACGACGACGTCACGGTCGACGCCCTCGCGGACGCGTTCGAACGGGAACTCGTCGTCGACGACGCCGTCCGTCGGGACGTCCTCGAAACCGTCGCCGACTACCGGGATATCGACCCAGACTCGGTCGCGGCCGCGGAACTCGACTTCGACGTCGACGCCTGGGCGGCGCTGCCCGCCGGGAGTCGACCGCTGCTCAATCCGGAAGGGCTCTGTCCCGGGTGCGTCATCGAGAACGCGTACGCGTTCCCGGGCGTGCCCGCGGAGCTGAAGGCGCTGTTCGAGCAGGTCGCCGGGGAGTTCAGCGGCGACGCCGTCTCGAGGACGGTCTACACGCCCCAGCCGGAGGCGTCGGTGGTCGACGCGATCGCCGGCGCTCGCGAACGCTTCGACGTGACGATCGGCAGCTATCCGGATACGGAACGGCGAAACCGGCTGAAGGTGACCGGGACCGATCCCGAGACCGTCGACGCGGCCCTCGAGTGGCTCTCCGAACGGGTCGAACTGGGTGCAGACGAATAG
- a CDS encoding SRPBCC family protein: MDRILLSTLAHRPPEEVFPYVRSFTDYPRYTEHLTEVRVHGDGDVGSVYDLQLAWWKLNYTARSEVVAIDAPESLEWRLVNDIDARGQWRVEPEPESAPEGVETASRIYFEAVYDPYSADENAISLPRFVSLDWVVDKVEPKLLGEAETVVQRLVADIEGEQRRDVELTVHEMP, encoded by the coding sequence GTGGACAGAATTCTCCTCAGTACGCTCGCCCACCGCCCGCCCGAGGAGGTCTTTCCGTACGTGCGGTCGTTCACGGACTACCCGCGGTACACGGAGCACCTCACGGAGGTCCGCGTTCACGGCGACGGCGACGTCGGCTCCGTCTACGACCTGCAACTGGCGTGGTGGAAGCTCAACTACACCGCCCGCTCGGAGGTGGTCGCCATCGACGCCCCGGAATCGCTCGAGTGGCGACTGGTCAACGACATCGACGCCCGCGGCCAGTGGCGCGTCGAACCGGAGCCGGAATCGGCGCCCGAGGGCGTCGAGACGGCGAGTCGGATCTACTTCGAGGCGGTCTACGACCCCTACTCGGCCGACGAGAACGCCATCTCGTTACCGCGATTCGTCTCGCTGGACTGGGTCGTCGACAAGGTCGAGCCGAAACTGCTGGGAGAGGCCGAGACCGTCGTCCAGCGACTCGTCGCGGACATCGAGGGTGAACAGCGTCGAGACGTCGAGTTGACGGTCCACGAGATGCCCTAG